The Meleagris gallopavo isolate NT-WF06-2002-E0010 breed Aviagen turkey brand Nicholas breeding stock chromosome 20, Turkey_5.1, whole genome shotgun sequence DNA window GAGCTGAGCTGATGGCAGTGGATTCTTAGCCTTACGCGGGTGTGATTTCATTGACGCTTCCGGAGAAGCATCTGCTTCTGCGTTGATGTGAGTTACGTCTGTGGTTCGGTTGTTGAGCCGTGGAGGGGATGGTGTGGGCAGGTACCAAGCACAGGTAGATAGCGGCTACAGGACGTGCCTGTGCTTGGAGCTGAATGGGCCGAATTCACAAAGAGGAGATACCTGCcgatttgctttaaaaagattAATCATCAGCCTGACTATCAAGCTGCTTCTTTTCAAACCTACGTGGATATCGTTGAAACGCAGCGCCGATCTGTCTTGACCTGCTTGTggtgttttttcctctcaaaagcACGGAGCCGCGGCAACGCAGCAGATTGCTTTGCTATCTAAATTTATACGCCCACTGAATGCGTGCTGCTGCTATCTGCGCGGAGTTCTGCCCgccttgctgctgtttctgggggtgtgctgctgtgtgtggctTAGGAGGTCTGAGTGGCCCTtcctgcagctggagtgcacaaggaaaaatgatataaaaaggGACAATGTGGTTTGCAGCTGCTAGAAGGAAGTGTGAGCCCTTTTGAGCTGAGCAAAGGAAGCTCGTTTCCTgacaagacaaaaaacaaaattagatCTTTGAGACTAGGTTGGTATTTACTGGTTGttttttctgctgccttctttgcttcatcCATCAAAGGATAATTCCATCAGCAGATGAGATccagaatggaagaaaagaacGTTTCAGTGGTTGTGGGAGTCTAGTAAAGCTTTCTGTTCGGTAGTCACAACAGTAACCGTattgttttaaatgagatgATCAAgactgattatttttgttttatttaaggaAGATGTTTGGAATTACTTGTAATGAAAGGTGCATGTGTGAAGCATGTCTGAAATCTGGTGTTGTTTTGCCAGGATAAAGTTACCACGTAgataaaagaatatttcttaCCAGGGCACAAACAAGGGTGAAAAAGGCCCATTGTGTAGATGATAGGGAACAGATAGCTTTGTTAAAGCCTTTGTCCTCTTCTACTGCTAATAACACGGTCTTAATTTGCATGAATACCAGATCCTAGTAAGAGACTTTTCAGAAACGTTTGTTCATCATCCTAAAACCTTCCCTTACACCAGGCCCTGCCGTGAAAAGGATCCATCACCTTTTCTCCTCAATAAATATAAACgaagaggaaaaaattctaAAAAGCCCTCTAATGGATAACAGGAGGTCCCATTAGCAAGCTGCCTTCAATTATTAATAGCTTTTTCAGATGATAATACACAGAAATGTTGAACTACAGAAATAATCAAGCTAATGCTGAGGATAAGCTTATTCCTTTGTGTTTTGGGGCGTTTTAGCCTCTTGCCTCCTGCAAGGCTCCCACAGCACCCCTGTGACCCTGTGAGGCACAGAGTAGCATTCCGCTTGTGGTGGGTTTGGTTGTGGTTCCCCTCACAAGCTGTGTATATAAAACTTGCCAACAAAGCTGTTCTCAGTTCTGAGCATACAGAGATGTGTTTGTAGAGCTGTTCCTGCCTTGTTGGATACCTGTCTGACTGTCAGTGCTCAGTTTTACAGTAGTCTGCAGTACGCTGGAATACAGTATGAGAGCTTACAGGTGAGAGCATCTCCTGCATGTGGCAGCAGTCTGTGCTGGGATGCTGTGTGCAGCACCATTGCTGCTACAGGAATAGAGAAGAGGTTCAAGTTGGTTTATTCTGAGGTGCTGCAGAACTGGAATATTGCTGTAAAGCCAGGAATTTCGTTCAAAATGAGTAATGCATGGCAGTGATGATGAAGGCCACAATTCAAGAAAAATCCAAGTCTTTAGTATGAAATTAAAATAGGAAatagttaatttttcttttgaccAAACAGTTGGAGAAGAGGGAAATTTGACTTCTGTATGTGTTTTCTATTAAACGAGAGAAGCCTTGATTGTAGATTACCATCCCCTGCACAgtcacagaaatgttttaacCTGTATTTCTGGGGAGGGAGCGTATTTGGGCAAACAGGGAATTTTAATAACAGTTACCTTAAACATGTCTGTACTGATATGTGTAATGTTACTGGGTTGGAGATAGTCCTCCGTGACATTCCAAAGATGgtttattaaaaatactccTTAATTACTCCACAGGTTCATGAACCACCCAGCTCCAGCCAACAGCCGCTACAAACCCACTTGCTACGAGCATGCTGCTAACTGTTACACACACGCTGTAAGTGcgtttcctttttcctttctcacctAGGAGTTTCAGTACATTTGTGTCCTGTATGGATAAATACTTACCTTAGCCCAAGTGGATGCATTTTTTTGCAGTCTCTAGTTTTGTTGCACAAGCTTCAGCCATAACAGCCCAGTAAATGGGATCACCAGCCATCTAGCTGTTGATGTACCAGTGTACCAGCTGTTGATGGTACCAGTACCAGCAGTCACTGTTACTGGTAAGAACAGAATTACTTTGGTTTACATATAGAAGAGCTAACTGCAGCTTGTCTCATGTACAGCATTATGTAAATATGTGCTTATTTGCCTAGCGAAATGTAGCAACATTCTGTTAGTGAGCAAAATATGTGGTTTAGCTCCTAATCCTTGTACAAATCCTGACCAAGAAGTTGGATTTGAAGATACCTGGCAGAAGTTGCTGTATTCCTCAGCAATTGTAGGCTTCATCTAGCTGAAAAACAGACGTGATATTCGTGCCTGACAGCAGCAGGTTACAGCCAAGATGTCCTATCAGTATTTTGtggtttgctgctgtttgtggtGGATTTGtctaattattttctgaacagCCAGGCTGTATGCTACAGCATACCACAAACTGTTTGTAACTTGGGGAACTTGGGGAGATATATTAACATCCACTTTAGAGAAAACGGAGTATAGTAAGGGGATTGTTTCTCTGTAAATGATGCAGTAAATAACTTTTAAATGTAAAGCCTTGAAATGGGAATCTAAACTGGGAAAGCACAGTGGGTTATATGGAAAAAGCTAGGGGacgtgctttttttttttttcccagatgtTGCAGATTGTTTTACTAAATGTCAGAAAGTCAAGTAGTTGAGCAATTGCTGCTAGCCTACAATAGTTTTCAATTAGGCACTGATATATTATATCAGTGTTTAGTAGTGGTTCTCCATAGatctttcaaaattttaattcagaaagtAATCAAGCTGTATTTAATGGCTGTACTCCTCAGGTAAGTATCACTTCTGGTTTTCTACTTCAATACTTGGTAGTCTGTTTAGGCAGCTGCTTGGAAAACATCAATTAGTAAATGGGAATACAGGGTCCTACGTACAGCTTTGGGATACAATAATGAAGCTAACTTTGTGTAGTGTGATAAGGCATCTTCAAATTTCCTATtagaaaagctatttaaaatgtctggaatattttttaagtttaaacAAAGCATTGACCTGTCTTTAGTCACTAGGAGACAGGAAGGGCAGCTAAGCAGTTGAATGTAGAGACAGAAAAGACAGCACTGTGTTTAGAAGAACAGGAAGGAAACGGTGTGTGAGAGAAGCAAGAGCAGTAAGCATTTGAGATGTAAGGTAAGCAAAGTTGAAGCGTTGGGGAGGGGTTGCTGGGTTGCTCTTTCATACTGAAACTTTCTAGTATGCTCTAGTGTAAGGTTTATTAGATAAAAGACACTGTTGTATTCAGACCTTTGAACTTAGGCACAACTTTCTTTATGTTGCTCAAAGCTTTTCCATTGCCTTAAAAGGAGGAGCTATTCTTAAAATAAGTTAGACTCAatttctgcagtgtgtgctgggggGAGGAAAAAGTGTAAGTATCTCAAAAGTGAGGCTTGGAGTGTTTTCCAGGCCATTGGTGCATGGAAGGAGGGGTCTTCAAAATGTCAGGAGTGCTCTCATGATGAAAATGTCTTGGCTGTGTTTGATAGTTAGAGGTTTCTCTATTCTCTGCATAGTGAAAAATCCAAGTTGCCAGTAGGCTTTTCACTCCGTGATGCTTGTCTCCTTATTTGGGAGGAGAAAATCCCTGAGTAGAGGGATGTTGTACTTGGTTTCAGGGCTACGCTTCTGGAGCAGGAGCACTGAAATGGGCACGATTTCACGAGTTGCTTCTAAGCATCAcgtgattatttctttttttctaattgttttgACTGCTTATTgctctttctgtcttcttccaTTCCTAAGAAGTGTTGGGGTTATCTTTGTGCTATTAGCATTTCCCTCTCAATGAAAGGCAAGTGAGAGAGCAACAGTAATACCATTTGCCACCGTGCTTTGCCACAGTGGCTTGAGCATATCACTGACTGTGACCTACATGACTTCATATGCAGTGAAAATAACTTAATTTTGGTATGAATATTACATATAAAAGTAATtgttaaaggtttttttttaagccattcCATGGGATTGTCTACAGATATAAGAAAACGCAGGTAAAATGCTGGCCACAGTACTGTTATTCTCAGCACCCCAAACAGATGGCAGTTAGCATGGAGTTTGCTATGATGTTAATTTGGAGGAATTGCACTTCATGAtggaaataagtaaaataaaaacttttcatGATTTTAGCTAATTTTGTTACTAGGAATGTTGGCAACTCAGACGTGCCATGTCATTCCCCTCAAATGATGCAGCACAACTGTGCTAGTTCTATTAGTTCTGATTCTTTGACTTTTTCTGTTAAATCTCTCTCCATTTAAAGGACTGATTGTTTCTGTCTTAGGATTAAAATACCATTCTTGCATTAGAGAGCTTTCTAATCAAAATCTGTCTTGTTTTGTTCActggtgttttttctttgagaCAGATGTTAGATATAATGAAGTCCATTGACGACACAAGAATCTAAAGAACTTTGGTCCAGTTGACTggaacagattttgtttttaatctaagTGCCTCCTgcaaatatgaaatgaaataactgTCACATCTAATCAGTTCCCTGCTGTTCTTAAGGGTTTTAGCCACACTTTGAATCGTATGCCATATGTGGAAAACAGGGGCAACTAATCTCCTGAGGAGTGAAATGCTTTaacctttttaaaatttgagaGCAGTCCAGGATATGTATATGGAAATTTAAGGTTTGTGACAAATGAGAAGCCAGACTGGAAGACTATTTTTGGCCTTAAAGTGCATGAGGTCAGCTTCCATAGACTCATTGCAAAACTCAAAGTATTTTCACCTCTGGTCCAAATGCTGCAGATACAAGAATGCCACACTTCTCAATTGTATGACTGTATAGCTTTCAGCTTAAATGTAGTaagctttgcaaaaaaaattataatgttAATGAAGTCAGTATACTTCAAAATCCATAGGAAAAAGtaatgttttgtcttttttagctcttttttttttttttggattaaCCATCTGCTTTACAGATTGATTCAGtacacttttcatcttctgagcTGTAGCTGTGATGAGAGTCTCAATTTCTTGTCTGCAAGTAGATAAAGGACAGATAATACTTGCTAGACCAGAACTTTGCACTCTAAACTAACAAACCTGTAATGCAAAGCAGAATTGCCGTATTTGTTTAAACACTACTGCTTCCTGACTTTGTTTAGCATGTTAAGCAATGAAGAATTTAACCTGTGAAGTGTCTGAAAAGGAACTTACACAGAATTTTTAACAGAAGGGCTGCCAAAGATTTTCCTTCATAGTAAAAGGAGACAGGTAGAGATGTCTGAGTCAGCAGGTTCCTTCCTTTAAATCCTTTTTGGCTTGGTGTCTTCTTTCTGAATGAGACAAAGATAGATGATGGAACTTGACCTGGAAAAGAAGTGGAGTTTTAGATGCATTGCCACGTTGTGCTGGAGAAACAGAGTTAAAGCTGCTTGAGCAGGGATGTGGCAAGAAAAACAGGTTGGGATACACTGCAACATAATTTCATGTTTGTGCATCTTTACAAAAGAAGTCCCCACTTGGAGTACTGTGCCAAGGAAGCTAtgggagcaggtccagaggagagccacgaagataagcagggggctggagcacctcccttatgaggacaggctgagggagatggagctcttcagcctggagaaaagaaagctctggAGGATGTTACAGCAgcattccagtacctgaaggagcctacaggaaagctgggagggactttttatggGGTGTGTAGGAACAGGATAAGGGGAAGTAGTTtgtaaactggaagagggtaaaTTTAGACGAGATAATAggcagaaattatttactgtgagggtggtgagacactggaatgaGTTTGCCAGTGGAGTTGTGAATGGAAGCGtccctgaaagtgttcaaggccaggctggatgggactgtgagcaacctggtctggtgggaggtgtccctgcctatagcagggggttgggactggatgatcttaaaggttccttcccatccaaaccattctatggctCTTAGTCTGCAGCTGATTTATTTGGTATCTAAAGCCCAagttctgcaaagcctttgttAATTCTGTTGCCATTTGTTTACCTGCCTATGTTAAAAGATTCATTTTTTACTCATTTGATGTTTTAGTTTCTTTTGGTCTGTACTGTGCTTAACTTCTATGCACAAGAGGTGCTTTGGAGCACAGCTTAGGGTGAGATCAAAACCTTTTTAGGAATAGGaagcaaaatgtgaaaataaaaatctatcaTGCCGAGAGGAGCAAGTAGCATATTCTAATCCCATGTAAGAGTGAATTTATCACAAGCAGGTGTTACTTCATTGTCTGAGACACTGTCAGAATCTTGACCCTTGTGTGTCGGTGTAGAACTAACTGGAAAACTCCTTCCAGCTGGGAGGCTGCCATCAGATGTGTGTATATGTTCTTCTGTGGTGTGCTGCAGCATTATCTGCCCTGCTGTTGCAATGCAGTGGGTGGTAGCTTCGTTTGCTGTGAGTAGAGTTAATGGCctttttttgggttttgttttagttCCTCATTGTTCCTGCAATTGTGGGCAGTGCCCTTCTCCACCGACTTTCTGACGATCgatgggaaaaaataacagcatgGATCTATGGCATGGGGCTCTGTGCACTCTTCATTGTCTCCACAGTGTTTCATATTGTTTCTTGGAAAAAGAGTCACTTAAGGTATGGCTATAGCTCTTGTACACATGTTTGACTCTCAAGTTCTGTGAGGTTTTAACGTTGTGTTTCTCAAGTGGCCAAAAACtaggaattttacagacaaaGGTTGGAGTGGTATCTTGTACTTAATCACATAAtcataaaaaagaacaacaaaacaacataaaCCCTTGATTCTGTTGAAAGAAATAGTGAACCAAGCTCACATACAGACAAATGTATGTCTGCTGTGTTTTGATGTTGATCTATGAAGCCATTGTGGCTCTTAATCTTGTAGTTGAGTGGGAAGAACAAAACCTACGTGCGTGGTGGATGTAGTCCCATCTCAGACATTTATCTCAGACTATTTGGGACTACATCATGCCAAGTACCTGGAGTAATGCAGAGCTTGCTAAGAGAACGAAAATGGGATACATGACTAACAGCCTTGGAAGAAAGgcagcaacagcaaaactgaaatgtgtttttttttttttttttttttaatgacaccTATATAATTCTGGGCCATAAATTGGGTTTAACTCACAGTCACTGGATTACCATTTCTGGATTAAGCAGGGTTGATGTGACAGCTTTCTGCTTCCTTGTGAGTAGAATGTATGGTGAGatagagaaagggagagaaataaaagagtGCTCATCTCCTATGTGTCTTGTTTAAGGCCTTGTGAAGTTGAAGCAAAGTGGACAGTCttccaaataattttaaatgtatttcccCTGAAGTAATTCTAAAACGTGGCAGGAAAACCCAGTGATACTCAAATCTGCCCTGCTGACTTGTTCTCTCCTTTACTAGGACAATGGAGCACTGCTTTCACATGTGTGACAGAATGATGATCTACGTCTTCATTGCAGCCTCGTATGCACCGTGGTAAGAAGTCTGGGGGGAAGAAAGCCTCTAATTCTGAAGCACTCCATGTAAACACTTTTATCCTTGCAACTTTCCAGTTGCTGTAGGAGTCTTAACAGCTGCATTTGACCATGTTCTGCTTTGTAAAAACACACGTCATGATGTTGTGGGATTTgctaaaaagaaagtaattagaaaaaaaaaaaaccaacaaagttGTTTGTATATTCCCAAATCCCTCTTGGTGCTTTCCTCACATCAACATAAATACACTTTTGCCTCTTTATGTGTGCCCACAGTCTTCTCCCCTATCATGTCTAAGTTATAATTCtggatatttatttatattaagcCCCAGTATTCTTGTGTTAGTGAATGAATGGAGCACACTAAACCTGTCTGTTGAAATCTTTGTGCTTCCAGGTTAAATCTTCGTGAGCTTGGACCTCTAGCATCTCACATGCGTTGGTTTATCTGGCTGATGGCTGCTGGAGGCACTGTTTATGTATTTCTCTACCATGAAAAGTAAGATTTGCATTTAACTTTAAACTgaggcttttgttttgctttctgagcgTTGTGTCTGGCCTTTCACACGTTGAGGAAAGATCTTTGAGATGGCAGAGATAAGTGATGAGAACAATGCAAAGTTGTATCTCAAGTTCAGAGATGCTCTGTGATAACGTGTCTTTAGGCCATTTTATTGTCTTCCCTTAAAGTGGGGGGAGAGAGGGATCCAGATTGAAGTCTTAACTTCGTTGCAAGAAAGCAAGAGTGAGAATGAGTGAGGTAAGAAAGATGAACTGATGTACAGGTTATACTGCAACGTAATGCTGGGTGTAGGAGGAGGAGAAATTCTTGCTTTCAATGTGTGTTCATCAGTTTCAGTTCTGTAGCCTGAtttcattacttttattttcagtggacAAGACCaactgttctttgttttgatgAAGAGCTACTGAGTTTCTTCTCAAATATGAATATAAGTTTACTGAATGTTTTATTCTGACTACCATTTAACGCAAATGAATGCATCTAGGCAGTATTCAGTGAATCTCTGCATGCAGAGATAAATAttggctttatttttagaataaaatgtGCAGAAAGCTTTTTGAGAAGTTTAATGGCCTCATGCTAACGTAAGATTGAATACATTTCCTTTAATGTTGAAATAAATGGTCATATTCCTGTACATCACCTGAAACGATTCACTTTTGTTCCATTTTTAGGTATAAGATTGTTGAACTCTTCTTCTATTTGGCCATGGGATTTTCTCCTGCTCTGGTAGTGACATCCATGGTAAGGAATGCGACTATTGACATTACAAATACAGGCTTTCCTTTTATGACTAGTCTGAGTTCTGGTGCAGCTCTGTTTCTTCTAAGAAAATCTTAATTTTACTCTACCATAATTACAAGTGTTCTCTGCAGGAGAACCAAATATAGCCAACTATACTCTGGATTTATAGCTGCCATTCAGTGAAGTGCTACCTCCCTTCGCTGAATCTGGGCTGCAGAGTTTAGATAAAAAGAGCTTGGCTTCCAGACTTCATGAGGACGCCCATGTCGTGCAGGAAATATTCTTTGCCTCCGTTGTGCTCCATCCCTAATATGTCCTTGTTAATTGGCAGAGCAACACCGAAGGACTCGAGGAGGTTGCCTGGGGAGGTCTGATCTATTGTCTTGGCGTGGTGTTCTTCAAGAGCGATGGAGTCATTCCTTTTGCCCATGCCATCTGGCACGTGTTCGTGGCCACAGCGGCTGCAGTTCATTACTATGCTATTTGGAAGTACCTTTACAGAAGTCCTGCAGACATCATTCGTCACTTATGATATACGTGTCTATATCGGGGTGGGGGGAGAGCTGCACTTGGCCTCTGTAACAGTATTATTTGACTTAAGGAATTCGGGGAAGTCGCACAGAAAAACTGCACTGACTTTGGTAGTTCTCTGAACACAATTACTGTGAACTGATGTGTGCATGTCCTGGAATTGCCCTTCAGATGGCAAGTGCTGTAACTAACAGAGGTACTGTGCTGCAGTACTCAGAGTCCATTCCATGTTAGCAGAACTGGCTACCTGATGTTTACAAAGAAATTTTGTATTCTAGTTTaactttgtgatttttttaacaACGTGAATTTTTCTAAATTAACGATTCCAATGAAGTCAGTGCAATAGTGAAAATAGAACTCTTGATTT harbors:
- the MMD gene encoding monocyte to macrophage differentiation factor isoform X4; this translates as MLIKTSGFCVEEGEGSQQGVCSRGPGQQPAPHPAGGDAAGHPGHPLGKGARLCLRNLPRPAGEKDYCGVRAPCSADPPASAPLFTLRLQKDNEFTRFNAGSKKAVTSEVRRLGVERSSTCQTRFPCLINAPRCSACLSAVLHRLRTSQATVCLSAAPTEPVTTSSSEKFMNHPAPANSRYKPTCYEHAANCYTHAFLIVPAIVGSALLHRLSDDRWEKITAWIYGMGLCALFIVSTVFHIVSWKKSHLRTMEHCFHMCDRMMIYVFIAASYAPWLNLRELGPLASHMRWFIWLMAAGGTVYVFLYHEKYKIVELFFYLAMGFSPALVVTSMSNTEGLEEVAWGGLIYCLGVVFFKSDGVIPFAHAIWHVFVATAAAVHYYAIWKYLYRSPADIIRHL
- the MMD gene encoding monocyte to macrophage differentiation factor isoform X2; this translates as MCRPVALGSPGSGCGAASAPSAVSERRAAAPRRFMNHPAPANSRYKPTCYEHAANCYTHAFLIVPAIVGSALLHRLSDDRWEKITAWIYGMGLCALFIVSTVFHIVSWKKSHLRTMEHCFHMCDRMMIYVFIAASYAPWLNLRELGPLASHMRWFIWLMAAGGTVYVFLYHEKYKIVELFFYLAMGFSPALVVTSMSNTEGLEEVAWGGLIYCLGVVFFKSDGVIPFAHAIWHVFVATAAAVHYYAIWKYLYRSPADIIRHL
- the MMD gene encoding monocyte to macrophage differentiation factor isoform X1 codes for the protein MPHAAQLASLLCYIDSELLKPQCASLLLRQSPSPPAAPSSEKFMNHPAPANSRYKPTCYEHAANCYTHAFLIVPAIVGSALLHRLSDDRWEKITAWIYGMGLCALFIVSTVFHIVSWKKSHLRTMEHCFHMCDRMMIYVFIAASYAPWLNLRELGPLASHMRWFIWLMAAGGTVYVFLYHEKYKIVELFFYLAMGFSPALVVTSMSNTEGLEEVAWGGLIYCLGVVFFKSDGVIPFAHAIWHVFVATAAAVHYYAIWKYLYRSPADIIRHL
- the MMD gene encoding monocyte to macrophage differentiation factor isoform X3, with product MFMNHPAPANSRYKPTCYEHAANCYTHAFLIVPAIVGSALLHRLSDDRWEKITAWIYGMGLCALFIVSTVFHIVSWKKSHLRTMEHCFHMCDRMMIYVFIAASYAPWLNLRELGPLASHMRWFIWLMAAGGTVYVFLYHEKYKIVELFFYLAMGFSPALVVTSMSNTEGLEEVAWGGLIYCLGVVFFKSDGVIPFAHAIWHVFVATAAAVHYYAIWKYLYRSPADIIRHL